atagaaaagaatatgtgGAAGAGGAAATGGCGGCCTGTAGAGATGGGATTTTAGAATAGGATTTGTCTGGACCAGAGTTTAAAATACTAGATTGTTGGGCTCTTGGCTATGGACAGAGTTCTCTACGATaactaaaaaatatgtttacCCAGAGCCTTGCGATCTGCTTAAGAGAACTTGAAATCAAAAATGGAGGggaaagaacagaatagagaatcgagaagtggaccctcaactttatggtcaactaatattcgacaaaggaggaaagactatccactggaagaaagacagtctcttcaataaatggtgctgggaaaattggacatccacatgcagaagaatgaaactagaccactctcttgcaccatacacaaagataaactcaaaatcgatgaaagatctaaatgtgagacaagattccatcaaaatcctagaggagaacacaggcaacaccctttttgaacttggccacagaaacttcttgcaagatacatccacgaaggcaaaagaaacaaaagcaaaaatgaactattgggacttcatcaagataagaagcttttgcacagcaaaggatacagtcaacaaaactaaaagacaacctacagaatgggagcagatatttgcaaatgacctatcagataaagggctagtttccaagatctataaagaacttatgaaactcagcaccaaagaaacaaacaatccaatcatgaaatgggcaaaagacatgaagagaaatctcacagaggaagacatagacatggccaacatgcacatgagaaaatgctctgcatcacttgccatcagggaaatacaaatcaaaaccacaatgagataccacctcacaccagtgagaatggggaaaattaacaaggcaggaaaccacaaatgttggagaggatgaggagaaaaggggaaccctcttgcgctgttggtgggaatgtgaactggtgcagccactctggagaactgtgtggaggttcctcaaagagttaaaaatagacctgccctacgacccagcaattgcactgctggggatttactccaaagatacagatgcagtgaaatgccgggacacctgcaccccgatgtttctagcagcaatggccacaatagcccaactgtggaaggagcctcggtgtccatcgaaagatgaatggataaagaagatgtggtttatgtatacaatggaatattactcagccattagaaacgacaaatacccaccatttgcttcgacgtggatggaactggagggtattatgctgagtgaagtaagtcaatcggagaaggacaaacactatatggtttcattcatttggggaatataaataatagtgaaagggaatagaggggaagggagaagaaatgggtaggaaatatcagaaagggagacagaacatggaagactcctaactctgggaaataaactaggggtggtggaaggggaggagggcaggaggtgggggtgactgggtggcaggcactgaggggggcacttgacgggatgagcactgggtgttattctgtatgttggcaaattgaacaccaatacaaaataaatttattattaaaaaaaagaaaatggaggggaAAGCAGAAAAATGTCCTGATAGTATTATAAAATCAATTACTATGGATGATATCAAGTACAAGAACACTGCTGTAAGAGTTGCCCTTTCAGTCACAGAAGAGTCCATCTGTGAAAAGAGCCATATACCGAACTTACGGCTTAAGGTATTTCTGCATCAAGGTACAGCATATGTGTTGGCTTGAATGATATGAAATTGCCAATATTCTACCACCTTGGGCCTATAAAAATGGCAGCTTCATATGGCTCAACCTAACATTATGAAGTAAACTTGGAATTTTAACTCATTAAGACTTGGAGGAATGAAACTTACAACTGGAATTTGGCACCAGGAGGAGCACATTCTTATGAAGAGCGAtggccttggggtgcctggtggctcagtcagtgagcatttgactcttagtttcagctcagaccctgatcttagggtcatagGATTTAGCCTTGTATCAGactctgtgctctgcagggagtctgcttgggattctctctccctccctctcctcctgcccctccccccactctctctctctaaaataaataaatcttttatttactcatcaaCCTGCCTGCCCTATCTGATGCTGTTAAAACATTCTCCCACCCAGAACTGAAACCTCAGCATCCTCTCAGAGTATGCACCTGTAGTAGTCCTCACATTCACCATCACTGTTTTTGCAGCCATTGTTCCCATTCAAGtcttcattatcttttaaaagattttatttatttattcatgagagacacacaggcagagggagaagcagtctccccgcaaggagcccgacgtggaactcgatcccggatcccagaatcacgccctgagccgaaggcagacactcaaccactgagccacacaggcgtccctaaatcttttctttaaagaaagaagaaggatgGCCTTGAGGATGGGAGGTGACATAGTGCTATCTTCATAGAAATCCACAAACACGAGGACAGCGCCTGCAACAGTTTTGGTGACGTTAAAAGAAGAGAACAGGTGGAATACAGTGTAAATACATCACAcagcagcctacagaatgggggaagttGATGTATTCCTGGTGCAGAGCACAAAAATGGCACAGGGCAAGGTCTCGCAGCAATGAGGGACTTTGTCCAGAGTTGTCATAAGTTTCATTTGCCTAAAGGCAGAACATTTAGAAATTATCTGCTTGTATTGCTGACAATACTACCCCTCTGAAAGTAAAGAAATCAAgagggattgttttttttttttttttttttttttttttttttttttttttttaaagttgaggaGTTTATTAGGGAAATATGAGAGGCAAAGATACCCCAAGtgacagaaagaaaattttgaaaatgacgCTTCAAGCCAAGTGGAGGCCCGGCCTTGACCTCCCCCAAAGGACAAGAAACTGGTAGGTTAGCAACGACATTCTCTGATGGCCACCTTGCCGGGGCGTAAGTGTCTCAGCCAGGACTGCCTCCCACCCCCCGTGCCAAAGGTGGAAAGGAGACAAAGACTGTTTATAGAATCAATGCAGAGGCAATGAGAGCTGTAAGGaaagtctgagagagagagatggagaggaccTTAACAAAGAGTCCCAGGCATCTGGCTCTGAGCGCTTCAAATACAATGATGAACAGTTCTACAAAACGTTACTCAAAAGGTAAAATGCCTAATGTTGGTTCCAAGAGTTCCCCTGGACTTCTTCCCACATGCCACATCACACGTCGATGTACATGGCAGAGCCCAAAGGCcacacttttgaaaaaagaaaaacaagaataagcCCTGTTGCTCtttaagaagagaggaaggagctgaGGCTGCTGGGGCCTTTCCCACGTCGGCCTGTGTTCCATAAAGCAACTTCCCAGCAGCAGCATGGCATAGTTCTAGGTGAGGGTCTCACCTTTTGTCACCCGTGCTTCAATGTACTCTATTCTCCGCTCGAGGGCTGTCAATTTCTCGTTTAGTGTTGCAAGTCTTGAACGACAAGACATATCGAAGGAGTTGAGAAAGTCCGCGATCTTCTTGATGCTGCTGGTGATGACCTCAATGTATTCCCGGTTCGCCCAGTCCTGGTGAATCTCCCGCTGCACCGGATCCTCTTGGCCCGCCATGGCTGCCGCCTGAAGAGAGCCACTGCCTCAAGAGGGATTGTTTGTTCTTCAGGTCCCAATTCTAACTGGTAATGAAGAACTGATTGGTGAAGTGGAAATTTGAACGGCAACCTAAAAAGCTCAGAGTTTGCCAGAGCATAAGCTGAACACAGCAAGGCATTTTGCCCTAGAACTTAAAAAGGCAGACCTCAAAGGgcttagagaaaagaaaggtagCACGAGGGCAAAGAAAAAGCAGTGGTCCAAATAGATCTACCTGTAAATCACAATTCTGCCTtcttccagctgtgtgaccttggttaagttacttaaactttctgagcttcagttttctgcAGAAAtgacaagggagggagggagaaagagagaaggaaggcacAATAATAGAAGGCCACTGCCTACTTCCTGGGCTTGCTATGACAATTAGGTGAGATAGCACATGTGAAGTGCTTAGCATCTAGCAGGTATGCATTACTTGTTAGTTTTCTGGCACTTTCTGTTTGGCTATCCTTCTAAAAGGGTGAGAGGCTCCTAGAAACTAAATTCTGACCAAgtaattgtgaaatattttaatgaagaaataaaaggaaaggtatctaaagaaaatgatgtAAATGCACAGAGAATTCTTTGATCTTTGATGATGAGCCATGACAAAGGTGGAAAGAAGGGCATCTAACCAATGCTGAATATGAAAGAGTAACACAGAACTGCCAAAAATCCTATCAGGAAGGCCTGACCCAAAATGAACTAATTCTAGGAGTAAGAAAAGAGgctgttttcacttttgtttgcATCAAAACGCAAATGAAGAAGGCCTTTGAAGTCTGCAAGTTGGGGCAGATAATATGTTTTaactaaaattagtttttaaaataacaggcACATGCAGAAGGAATTTCAGTAGTGCCACAAGgtataaaatcaaaaatgaaatgaacagacAACAAAGATAAAGAAGACCTCTTGAACTCCTACTTTGCTTTGGGTCTGCTCTACCCTACAAACTCTGTCCATTAACCTGGAAAGAGTCAAGCAGACATTACTCAGAGGGAAGTATCAGAGTAACTGCACAAGTTCTAAAAAAGCATCAAGGTGCTTTAAATGATTTTGAGTCCCTTGACCCAGACAAACTATATTTCAGGATGTTGAGAGGAACCTGTAGATGACATGTTGTAACCTTTGTGGAGCCAAGGGGGAATACGAAATATTCTGGACACCTAGAAAAGGACATATACTCCTTTTTAAAGGTAAGATAGTAGGCATCACGAGCTTTAGACAGGTTTCATCTTAATCACAGGCAAGTTTCTAGAATACATTATGGGAAGGGATGGCTTGCATGCCACCTAGAAGGGAGCAGGTGATCACAAAAGGTTTAGAAAGCCCTTTATTTAAGGATAGCTCAAGACAGACTAGGAAGTGAGCTTagtaatgtaaataaatgagtaaagcagGGGAACATTGTAGATGTAGTGTATCTGGATTCCAGTAAGGCACTGATGGACAAAGTCACTCTTGATATCCTCGTGAAAAAGTTTGGGAACCGTAGACAGTACAGTTATTGAATGGGTGAATGGTCATCCCAAAGTCTGCTAATTAGTGGATGAATGTTATTTATGTACTAGTTTGCTGTCACCCCTGCTGTAATGTGAGGTAAGCTCATCACAATAGACTTTGCCCTTTATCTTGTTCACTTTATCCCCAGCACCTATCGTAGCGCCCAGTACATACATGGTAGAAAGTGCTCAGAAAGTATTTGTTGCGTGAATGAATAAACTTGGAGGTAAGACTGCAAGGCCTGTTACCAAGCTTTGTCTCCACCCTCTCCTATTCAGGATGTTTTATCATTTACTTGGATAAACACATTAGATGGCATGCTGACCAAATATGCAGATAAGGTAAGTCTGAGAGGGATAATGACATAATACAGATAGACTCTACCCAAAAAGAACTGGCAAGAGAAATTTAATAGATGAATGCACTCAGATGAAAAAACTTGGAAGTACAGCAAGACATTAATTAATGGCAGGAACGTATGAAAaaagttttcattcattctttcaacaactGTCTACTGAaagtgccaggtactgtgctagggATATACAGTGGTATATCCTGGAAAACCAGGACACATCTGCCTTTCTGGAACTTAAACACTATCGGAAGAGACAGTTATTAATCAAATTTAGTCCACAAATATATATTGACAAACTGTGATGAATAAAATCAAGtgctaggggcgcctgggtggctcagttggttaagcgtctgccttttcAGTACAGGTCATGaatccagggtcccgggattgagccccatattgggttccctgct
The nucleotide sequence above comes from Canis lupus dingo isolate Sandy chromosome X, ASM325472v2, whole genome shotgun sequence. Encoded proteins:
- the LOC112671807 gene encoding probable protein BRICK1, encoding MAGQEDPVQREIHQDWANREYIEVITSSIKKIADFLNSFDMSCRSRLATLNEKLTALERRIEYIEARVTKGETLT